AGGAAGAACTTTTAAAAAAATATTATCCTGATATAAAATTAATATTGGTTAAAGACTCATTAGAAGCTTTAGAAAAAGTTGCTTTTGGAGAAGTTGAGGGTTCAATTGATAATTTTGCAGTTGGGAATTATTATATACAAAACAATCATCTTTCAAATTTAAAACCTGCTTTTTCTGTAAATGATGAAAGATTTAATTTAGATATGTTTCTTGCAACAAATAAACAAAATGAGATATTAAGAAATATTTTAGAAAAAGGTAAAGACCAAATAAGTGAAGAAGAACTTTTAGAATTAAAAAGAAAATGGATTAATCCAAATGAAAATGATAAAAATACAGCTATTTATTTAAACAAAGAAGAGAAAGATTATTTAAAAGAAAAAAGAGTAATTACTATGTGTGTAGACCCAGATTGGGAGCCTTTTGAAAAAATCAATGATAAAGGTGAACACGAAGGAATAGCAGCAGATATTATCAAACTAATCTCTTCAAAATTGAATGTAAAAATAAAACTTATCCCAACAAAATCTTGGGAACAAAGTATAACTTTTTCAAAAGAGAAAAAGTGTGATATTTTGAGTTTTTTAAATGAAACACCAAAAAGAAAAGAGTGGTTAGATTTTACTGAACCTATTTTTGAAGACCCAAATGTTATTGTAGGAAGAATTGAAAATCAAGAGATAAAAGATTTATCAAAAATAAAAGCATCAATTGCACTACCAAAAGGTACAGCAATGTCTGAAATATTTGCAAAAGATTTTCCAAATTTAATTATTATTCCAACAAACTCAGAAGATGAAGCTTTCAAATTAGTAGAAAATAAAAAAGCTGATTTAACAATGCGTTCAATGATTATTACAGCATATACAATCAAAAAAAATAATTTATTTAATCTTAAAATAGTAAATCAACCAAAAGGTTATGAAAATTATTTAAGAATTGGTGTAATAAAAGACAACTTTACCCTTGTAAATATTTTAAATAAAGCAATTTTTCATATGGATAAAAAAGAGATTGAAGATATTATAAATAAATGGGTTGTAATAAAATATGAAAAAGTTCAAGATTACACTTATTTTTGGGTACTTTTAATTATGATTTCAATTTTATCTATCTTCTTTTTATATAGACAATATTTACTAAAACATACAAATAAATATTTACAAGCTGAAGTTATAAAAAGAACTCAACAATTAGAACATTCAAATATAGTTTTAGAACAAAAACAAAATGAACTTTATAATCTAAATAAAAATCTTGAAATCAAAATAAAAGAGGAAGTAGAAAAAAATAAATTGATTCAAGAAAAACTTTTCAAATCTGATAAACTAGCTTCCATGGGAGAGATGATAAGTAATATTGCTCACCAATGGAGACAACCTTTATCAATTATTTCTACAGTATCAACTGGGATAAAACTACAAAAAGAGTTAAATATTTTAACAGATGAAGAGCTGTTAAAGAATATGGACTTAATAAACAAAAATGCCCAATATCTATCTGAAACTATAGATGATTTTAAAAATTTTATAAAAGGTGATAGAAAAATTCAACTTTATAATCTAAATGATACAATTAATCAATTTTTGCATATTGTTGATTCATCAATTAAAAATTCTAATATTACTATAATTTTAGATTTAGATAAAAGTATATTTATTCTTGGTTATCCAAATGAATTAATTCAATGTTTTATAAATATTTTTAACAATTCAAAAGATGCTTTTTCTGAAATAAAACAGACTCATCCCCTCTTTTTTATAGAAACAAAAGAGGAGAATGGTTTAGCCATAATAAGTATTAAAGATAATGGTGGGGGAATTCCTGAAAATATAATTTCAAAAATTTATGACCCATATTTTACAACAAAACATAAATCTCAAGGAACAGGTCTTGGATTAAATATGACATATAAACTAATAACTCAAA
The genomic region above belongs to Arcobacter ellisii and contains:
- a CDS encoding ABC transporter substrate-binding protein translates to MQNLIKQLFLSILILNITLFANSEKITLQLEWKHQFEFAGFYTAIEKGYYKDVGLEVEIKEFQDGINISQDVINGKSTFGISSSALILERLKGKPVVLVASYFKQNALALVTKPHIKTPADLKNKKIMALDWEMEHTSLGVMLKDFKIKSDDYTLVSHNYEIDKFINNEVDAMSIFITSQPFELDKLGVDYNILNPANFGIYSYDVELFTSESVVNKNPKMVKKFVEATNKGWEYAFKNKEEIVDLIYNKYTKRKTKESLLFEANKTEEIFKTNIFKIGAIAPELIKLNADLYTKLGLVSENFNITSLLNSYYLLNQNKNPIFFTEEEKIYLETHPIIKVHNEMSWPPFNYNIKGTPTGFSIDYMNLLASKLKIDVEYISGFTWNEYIEKLKNQEIDVMLNIAKTSKREEDFIFTSDYAKAIDTIFTKIDNTKLKKIEDFNGKTLAVIKGFYEEELLKKYYPDIKLILVKDSLEALEKVAFGEVEGSIDNFAVGNYYIQNNHLSNLKPAFSVNDERFNLDMFLATNKQNEILRNILEKGKDQISEEELLELKRKWINPNENDKNTAIYLNKEEKDYLKEKRVITMCVDPDWEPFEKINDKGEHEGIAADIIKLISSKLNVKIKLIPTKSWEQSITFSKEKKCDILSFLNETPKRKEWLDFTEPIFEDPNVIVGRIENQEIKDLSKIKASIALPKGTAMSEIFAKDFPNLIIIPTNSEDEAFKLVENKKADLTMRSMIITAYTIKKNNLFNLKIVNQPKGYENYLRIGVIKDNFTLVNILNKAIFHMDKKEIEDIINKWVVIKYEKVQDYTYFWVLLIMISILSIFFLYRQYLLKHTNKYLQAEVIKRTQQLEHSNIVLEQKQNELYNLNKNLEIKIKEEVEKNKLIQEKLFKSDKLASMGEMISNIAHQWRQPLSIISTVSTGIKLQKELNILTDEELLKNMDLINKNAQYLSETIDDFKNFIKGDRKIQLYNLNDTINQFLHIVDSSIKNSNITIILDLDKSIFILGYPNELIQCFINIFNNSKDAFSEIKQTHPLFFIETKEENGLAIISIKDNGGGIPENIISKIYDPYFTTKHKSQGTGLGLNMTYKLITQSAQGKIDATNVTYEFENSIYKGVEFKITLEIEKNKILENK